Sequence from the Mycobacterium florentinum genome:
TGGTCGCTCCGGAACGCGCCGAGATGAACACGCGCAGCACGTTGGGATGCCTGTCGACCAGGGTGACGTACTCCTCGACGCTGCGCCGGACGATCTCGCGCGCCGAGTCGTTGGCCAGGTCGATCGACGGGAAGATCCCCGCCCACAGCATGTCGCGCAGTCGCTCGCCGATCGCCTGGAACAGGTCCGACTTGTCGTGGAAGTGGCGGTAGATCTTCGGCTTGGCGGTGCCGGCCTCTTCGGCGATCTCGCGCACACTGAGCTCCGGGCCCAGCCGGTCGATCGCCCGGAACGCCGCCTCGACGATTTCGCCGCGCACCTTCTTGCGGTGCTCACGCCAACGCTCGCTGCGCGCGTCGACCTTGACTCCCGGCTTCACGCTCGGGT
This genomic interval carries:
- a CDS encoding TetR/AcrR family transcriptional regulator, coding for MPRPARPHPSVKPGVKVDARSERWREHRKKVRGEIVEAAFRAIDRLGPELSVREIAEEAGTAKPKIYRHFHDKSDLFQAIGERLRDMLWAGIFPSIDLANDSAREIVRRSVEEYVTLVDRHPNVLRVFISARSGATTESTVRTLNEGRQITLTMADMFDNELKDFKLDHAAFELAAHAAFGSAASSTEWWLGEPGSPRRMPREQFVAHLTTIMMGVIVGTAEALGIAVDPDQPVHSAVRSNPAAS